In Humulus lupulus chromosome 7, drHumLupu1.1, whole genome shotgun sequence, the following are encoded in one genomic region:
- the LOC133792173 gene encoding ornithine aminotransferase, mitochondrial-like: protein MESLPTTMNGPLLPGHLKVDFGDLVALEKAFNENGDRIAGFLFEPIQGEAGVVIPHDGYLKSVKELCSKYNILMIADEIQSGLARSGKLLACDWEEVRPDVVILGKALGGGVIPVSAVLANKDVMLCIRPGEHGSGVDHAEQFTIPVVVGSEANAVNDLINADPAVNKAAYLFTVENLNLHKLSPVSNPRLL from the exons ATGGAGAGCCTCCCCACCACAATGAACGGACCCTTGTTGCCTGGTCATCTCAAAGTTGATTTTGGTGATTTGGTAGCCCTTGAAAAAGCTTTTAATG AAAATGGAGATCGGATAGCTGGATTTTTGTTTGAACCCATCCAAGGAGAAGCTGGG GTTGTTATTCCCCACGATGGTTATTTAAAATCTGTAAAAGAGCTTTGCTCAAAATACAATATTTTAATGATTGCTGATGAAATCCAATCTGGCTTAGCTAGATCGGGAAAATTGCTGGCTTGTGATTGGGAAGAAGTTCGCCCAGATGTAGTG ATATTAGGAAAAGCCTTGGGTGGTGGAGTGATCCCTGTAAGTGCAGTTCTTGCAAACAAAGATGTGATGCTCTGTATCCGACCTGGAGAGCATGGAAG tggtgtggatcatgcagagcaattcACCATACCCGtagttgttgggtcggaagcgAACGCCGTGAATGATCTTATCAACGCTGACCCCGCCGTGAACAAGGCTGCGtacctattcactgtggaaaatcTTAACCTTCACAAGCTGTCCCCAGTTTCAAATCCCAGGTTGCTGTAG